One Vicia villosa cultivar HV-30 ecotype Madison, WI linkage group LG5, Vvil1.0, whole genome shotgun sequence genomic window, ataacaaacataaaatattatgaaatttgtatattaatttttatttattgaaattaatttatttttgttttagtttgAGATGTTGAAGAAGCAGTGGCTGAAGGAACGAGATGAACTCGCTCGTGGTTGTAGCATTTTTCCTCAGAGGTGTAATTACCAAAATGTCCTTGGAAGAGGAACGAACAGTGAAACGGTTTTTCCGGGAAAAGTTGGTTTGTCGCCATCTGCATGGCCTTCTGTGCAAAAGATTGGAAACAACAATAAACCCGTTTTTCctggaaaccctaatttgaaaaaggaaagaaacgGAACCGGAGTTTTTTTGCCTCGGGTTGTTGATACCGAGTCATCAAGAAAAAAACcaggtaaaaaataaaataattaataattaattttaattaaatttgcttcatttgtttatttttattgtttttatgattTTGTTATTGTGTATGCAGTGAGTAGAAATGTGGTTGTTCCTGATAGAGTTGTTCATGAATTGAATCGTAAGGTTGATGAAGGTGTGATTAGAGGTTACATGCAGCAGAAGAATCGCTTTGAAAATGGTTGGTAAagtttttctttattattattatttttttaatttattgatctattaatttattatctttattatttttaataatttattatatttattatttaggtGTTGCAAGGAATGGGAGTGATGATGGTTTTTTTCAGCAAAAGCGGAACGTGAAAGCACAGCAGACAGAGGTGGTGAACAGTGAGATTCAGCTACCTCAAGAATGGACTTATTGATATATTAGGTGGGACCGGGACCGATGTTTTGAAAATTGAACCGAACCGAACCCGGTTCAgtttggtttttaaaacactgggtGAATAAATGTTTAGGTTCATTATTCAGGAAAATTGTAGTACAGAAGAAGAATTAGGGTAAGGGAAGGGTCTAGTATGGCTTTTTGGGGGGTATTTTGGGAAATGGGTGATGTTATTATAGTCACTATGTTTGGGAGGTGGATTAGATTTAGGAGAAATAAATATTGATGCAAAATTGGGAAGATGAAGAAGCATAATGAGGTTGGAGATGATTTGGTGAAGATGTAATTACAGTTTGATGTAATCATTTCTGGGGAATTACATTTTGTGTAAAGATCATAATGTTGCAACCTGTCCCACCCAAATTACAATAAATGAATGGAGTAACAATTGTATTTCAATGATTACCTCTTAAATTTTGTTTAGCGATTTTAATCATGTTTTTTTGTGCCTTGTGGTGAAGTTAATTGATCTTGTTAATTGTATTTAGGTTTTTTATGCTCAATTAATAGCCTTAATTGATATTTTAGAGTTGATAAAAATGTTTTAAACACTTTGTGTAGAGCAATGAGAACTATTTTTATAGGGCAATTACTCCCTTTTCTTTTTCCAACTTTTTTTCCAACTTTACTTATCAAAGaagtttctttcaaaaatttgttAATTGTGGGCCATGTAGATCTTCATTTCTAGTGGGCCATAACTAACACGTGTAATTCAGATAATGtatgttctttatttttttctcttaaaataaaataaatttacgaAATAAATTTGAGATCATGCTTTTTATTTATGGCAAAACAAATCCACTCTGCAACACTCATTACTGAGCGGTGGCTAAAaatggatttgaaatgaaatgtagCTATCTACTATCCATGTTGCCAATGCCTGCGCTGTGTCCTCTGTTTTCAAGACAAAGACACACAGCCATTAGGGAAGAGATGCAAATAGTACATGACAGACGGCATAAATTTTAAACAATGCTCTACAACATCCAGAATGGTGGAAGTgagtataaatttaaatattttttttagattaaatttaattattttataattttataattaagccAACTTAATTGTTAATCTTTTAAAATACTTCTCACGTTCAAGATTAGACAACtgaaatatgaaaataaatggtggaCTCATCGGAACTTAAACGAGATTTTTAATACTATGTTAAAGAAAAATGTTTTGGCTCAATTCAATTTTACAAAATTGACTGTATATTATTGATGATATATTATCCGATGtgaaacttttatatatatataaaattttatggtGAAATCTTATACTTTGATTAAAAAGAAAGTTATTTTagattatttgtaaaaaaaagtgTTTTGGTTTTATCTCACGCGCATTAAGGAtgatggttgagaattgagatgaGGGGAGGGGTTCAATGCTTTGGTGAGGAGAGTGATGTGAACGTGCTGTGTGAAACGATGTGTGACATTGGATTAGGTGTAAAGTGTATTTGACTCGCTCAGTTTGTGTCTGTGGGACACTCGCTACCCAAAACTGTTGTGTTGTGCTTTTTTTCCCAATTCGTGCCTTCCATTTTCCTTCTGATTAGGAATAGTACTTCATCTGCATCATATCATATTCTAAGCATTTTGAATATTAAATGTAGATGATTTTTAATTGAGATTCAAATTTTGATTCATCGTGTATGATGAgagtttaatattttattttaaattcaacttAAATAGTTCATTCTTCAATACCAAAATAAAGTAGTTTATTCTTATGTACCAAAATAAAGTAGCTTTCTATTAATGATTATAAGATTTTTCAAAAACTTTGATTTATTCTCTAATTAAGattttcaataaattttaaaatattttttatgacaaTGTTCTTATTAATACTATAATTTATCTCgaaaaataaaaagttttgttttagaCCGGTACGATGACCAAGACTCAATTTATCTTAAATCCACGTTACTTGATgtaagttataaaaatagttcaAACATTAAGAGCAAGATATAATTCTTGATCTCTACTTTTTACTACACTCACCTTTTTCTGAATTCAGTTTACTCTTCTCTGATTTCACCAATAGCTTGTTCCAAGCGCATGATGACATGATTAGTAGAAGAGACAACAATTGCAGCAGCTTCAGCTTCCTTTGCCTTTACTTCAGCCTCTCTGGTGATTCtgtcgtcttcttcttcttctttcttgagcTTTGCTTCTTCATCAACTCTAACCTTAGCATCTTCAGCTTCCTGAAGTGCTCTAGCTTCAGCTTCTCTTAGCTGAGTAGCAAGAAGAGTGAAGCGTCTaattctttctttcctttcttcttctCTGTCAGCAACTTTTTGAATAGCAGCTACTTTTAAGGCATCCCAAAAGCTCATCAGCCTTTCAAATTCAGTATACATCCATCTTTTAATGTTATCCCAAGAGGCGACCAGAGCCCGGTGATCAGAGCTTATACCAGCTTCTTCTTTTAACATGGCCACCTGATTCTTAGCCTTTTtactaaaattattaataaaattatccaGGTTAATGGGAAGTTTGGGAGCAGATGGTTGATAAAGGGCCAGAGGTAGATCCTTATCAAGAAGAAAAATTTCAGCATGTTGTTCGGTTAGATCAAGAAGGTCAGAAACATTGTAGGTTTCAATTGTTGGTATTTCAAATGGAATAGACTGACTTGGTGTAGATGTAGTTGAATGAGTTTGTTCAGCAAGAATCGTAACAAGGGGTTCCTCATCGAGAACTTCAAAAGAATTCTCAGATTGTCGTGATTAAGGATCAAAGTGTATGGAAATGGGTGATGCAATATCGATTGGTTCAGATTGAGTGGTAGAGTGGAATACTTTCGAAACAAGGGCGAGAACCAGTGAAGTATAGGGTTGAAGAGGTGTTGATGGAATGAGAAGAGTTAAGGGTGGAAGTGAAATTGGTTTTGGATTGTTTGAAGCGGAAGCAAATGCCATTATCAAGGAGACATGATCAAAGATTGTTGAGGTGGACGAGGTTGAAACTCTAGGTTCAAAAATAGATATTAGAACGGTTGAGGTGATTGGAACAGATGTGATGACTGGTACCAGTTTAGGAATGCCATGTACCAACTTTATATAACTCATATACCCTAAGATTTTGAAGTTCAGATGCCTCAATATCTTGTGCCATAACTCACTGTCACCTTTCATCACCTTGTCCACTAAGGCATTTAGTTTCAGTTGTccctacattcaccttgaatgttctctTATTTCCCTATttagattgcataatcaacttctgatcggaatcatacaacttcaagagattgTTCTTCATAGTTAATGGGAAACCTTTCTCAATTAGCTGacctacactcatcagattgcccTTCATACCAAGAATATAACAAACATCCTTGATTAGAACAATTTTTCCATTCTTCactctgactttgacatttcccattccTTCAGCATTAAGGTACTTATCATTAGCACATCCGATCTTTTTCCTCTTTCTGAATCTTTCTCTTGCAAACTTCTCATTTCCCTTATGATGTTTCTTCTTATCAGAGTTGGAGGCTTCCAACTTCTGAGAACCACCATGTCTCTTCTTGGTCTCTGACCAAGACAACTTTTGATTCTTACCAGAAGACGCTTTCAGATCCTACTCCACCTCTCTTTCATAGTTTTTCTCATTCAAACGCAACTCTTGTGCCTCTTGACTACTATACAGTCTTCAATTCTCATGGTGCTCTAGTTCTTAGAATGTTCAATTGctacaacaatgtaatcaaattgaggTGTAAGGGATCTGAGTTCCTTTTAAATAATAACTTGTTCAAAGAGTGTTTCTTCATAAGCTTTCATCTGATTGGTGACCATAATCACACTAGAGATGTAATCTGGTACCTtatcattgttcttcatgttgagattctcatattgcttacGTAGACTCGGAAGTTTCACCTTCTTCACGGATGCGTCACCGTCGTAGCACCATACCAATGTGTCCCACGCAACCTTCGTCGTTGTTGAATCAacgatcttctcaaacacattcgtaTCCACACACTAATGGATATAAAACAACGCCTTATGATCTTTCTTCCTCAATTCTCTTTGCGCGTTTCTTTGTGCTTCTGTCGCATCCACTACAACCGGCGTGTAACCGTCATTGACGAGATCAAGAATATCTTGAGCGTCAAACAACACACACATCTGAATTATCCACCACTTCCAGTTCTTTCCATCAAATACTGAAAGCTTTGTGTTTCAAGCTATTGTTTCCGCCATTCATAAAAAATAgtcaataatatttaataaatgtttTCCAAAAGCAAATTACAAATAATTGATTAAAACAcacatttttaatttaaattggcCGCTTTAAAATTTAGACCAACTCACATGGCATCAGGAATCCcttatcattattttatttttatatatcttTGAGTAATGTCTGATTCTGCATAGCTGGAGAGGAGAATtgatttttaagttaattaattttgtagAATTAATTCTTATTAAAAGTGAATTGAAGGGATTTATATTAGAATATATTTATgtaaagtgagttgaacaacaaattaaaatgtaaaaatcaCGTTTAAGTTCGATTCTAaagataaaatcaattatatCTTCACAAAAATGAGGgataaatatatatgaataccacaaaaacgtccatgtaaaagtacaaagtaacttaatattatcaccaatcACAACGCGCAAAGAGAATTGAGGAAGAAGCAGTTTCTAGAGGTGGGTCTGtagcagcgctttttctagaaaaagcagTTTCTAAAgtagcctttagcagcgctttttctccagcttttatgctttcttttatcATCTTAGGCAACACTTTTTtattaaaaagcgctttcgtaggtaggcCTTTAAAAGcatttttaaaagcgctttcgttgctaaacgcaatattttaaagtgcaacctgtaatttaagcctcccagttcgacctgtaatttatttttattttcaacctgtaatatttttggaAATAATCCCTAAACCTGTAATTCAAgccttacatatatatatataccattatttcaacaaaaacccgtatgtaggacattatataccattatataccaatataataccattacaatccaaaataaaaacatatacaccattatagttcaattcacatgtttgcaacagatacatataactaaatcatctctaacaataactaaatcagAATAAGTCCGAAATTCTCAAAATTCGACGAGTGGacggtcctggtcctgcaaagtatgaacagaacaacacgatcaattaaactaactttgctcaaacacaattaaaggctccaacacaaagtca contains:
- the LOC131604278 gene encoding uncharacterized protein LOC131604278, translated to MCVLFDAQDILDLVNDGYTPIVDSTTTKVAWDTLVWCYDGDASVKKVKLPSLRKQYENLNMKNNDKVPDYISSVIMVTNQMKAYEETLFEQDLKASSGKNQKLSWSETKKRHGGSQKLEASNSDKKKHHKGNEKFARERFRKRKKIGCANDKYLNAEGMGNVKVRVKNGKIVLIKDVCYILGMKGNLMSGNKRTFKVNVGTTETKCLSGQGDER
- the LOC131606343 gene encoding uncharacterized protein LOC131606343; this encodes MAQNSEFFLPPQFLTDDEKRFVDHLFTPSENDDVFNSFSTNEKDYINELTRRMANSSIHHQLALNNNSFKGSSPQSRQNDAVLNFNSYSNSQRARNDLLHADAGEVDKVHRVNNDEAFYGFLPKKPSVFHSQNYPLSNSQKQLQLQLQIAQFEMLKKQWLKERDELARGCSIFPQRCNYQNVLGRGTNSETVFPGKVGLSPSAWPSVQKIGNNNKPVFPGNPNLKKERNGTGVFLPRVVDTESSRKKPVSRNVVVPDRVVHELNRKVDEGVIRGYMQQKNRFENGVARNGSDDGFFQQKRNVKAQQTEVVNSEIQLPQEWTY